The Musa acuminata AAA Group cultivar baxijiao chromosome BXJ2-2, Cavendish_Baxijiao_AAA, whole genome shotgun sequence genome contains the following window.
GCAGATATAGCAACCATCACAGATGCTAAGGTTGAGCAAGAGAAAAGGGCCATACTGGCAGAAGAGGCATTAAGAGAAGCAAAATGGAGCAATTCTAAAATTGTTAAGCGGCTTCAGGAGGAATTTAGAAGTCTTTCTGCACATATGTCATCCACATTTCAAGCAAATGAGAAGATAGTCAAACATGTACTAAAAGAAACTGCAGAGCTGCGATCAGAAAAAAGCAGCCTGGAAGATCTATTGGAGAAAACTAAAAAGGATTTGGTATCAGTGCAAGAACAATTCCGCATGAAATTTAAGCAATTAGTAGACTTATTATATTTCAAATCAAAGGAGGCAGATAGGCTACTTCTGGAACTCAAAGATACTCAAAGGGAGCTTGAGAATTATAAGATGTCTGGGGTAGCAAACCAAAAGAACTTCGTAGAAGAAATGCAACTCAAATCTGAGATGGAAAAGGTCATATTGGAGAAATCTCTTCTCTCTGAGCAgaacaaagagaaagaagaattGTTAGTTGAGATGGACCTATCAAGGACAGCAACTGAAGTCGGTGAGATATCACTGCAAGACAAAAACCTAGAAATAGATATTCTTAAGAAAGAAATAGCAGTATTAAGGAAAGAAGGAAACATATCATTGGAAGAGATGAATGAGTTGAGAAATATAAAAGATGAAAAAGATACAACTATTTCGGTGCTGAAATCTGAGGTAGCAAACCCTGGAGTGCAGTACAGTAACTTGAAGCATACCTTAAACAAAAACGAGTTAGAAAAAAAGGACCTGAGGAGATCATTTTCCAACTTGAAGGGTGGTCTTCTAGAGGAGCAACTGACTACCAGCTCAGACGAAAAAAATGGTGACAACCACACAGCTTCAATTTCAAATGTAAGGAAGCCAACACAATATTAGATTTAGTTTGGAAAGTCATGATTCCAAAAGAGTTCAAAACTAACATATCATCCCACACAGAACAAAGGCCAACCTCAGTAGCAGATAGGCAAACAGATGCAGGCATAACAAAATGCAGAAAGAGTCCGCATTTACAGCAGCAAACACATAGTTCCATGCAAGTGCATATCTATGGCCATTAAAACAACAAAAATGCACAAGCTcaacaataaatttgcatcaacATAGTTGCTTTTTACAATTTCTTTTAGATATCATGGATTGATTTGTATTCAAAGCTTCCTGATGTGTTTGCATCAATGACAAATTAGTTGATCCATCAATAAATGACTTCGAAGAGGATACAAGCAATGCAATTGAAAAAAAATCCAATAACCATACTGgaatttgataaattataaaCTCTTGAAACCTGAGGTTTCTTATACTTAATTTGTATTACTTTATATATTAACTATAACAGCCTCTGTAAactgatctaattttatttaccaaGATATTAAAATAACATAAGAAAGTTTATATTTTTAGAATCTATTAATTTATACAAATTAGTTTAATTGCTACTAATTAATTTATACAAATTTGTACTTTTTTAATCCAGCAAACTGTAGCTTAGAAAAATATGACTACATAGGAGTTAGTTTATATCAAAAAATTCTGTACAAGACCAAATTATTGAAAAATGTCCAAAATGATTGTGGTTgttttttaatccttttgagtgcATTAGAATTGCTTGTATGTTGGTTCACTTAATTTAGATTAAAGAATCACCTAATTTCATGTTAATAAACAATAAACAGTATGTACATGATTATTGCTCGCTTAGATTTTTCAGCTAGAATTGAACTATTAGAAATAATAATGATTAAGATCAAGGAGAAATTTGTGATATCAAAGAATTTATAACTACTTGATCAGCAACATTTTGTCGCAGGATGATGAGCACTTTCATCAGAGTTTGAGATATGGCAGCAAAGATGATGTTAAATGCAGTAGAGATTACCTGCAACAGTCAGAAGACGAAACCCACACACATGATATAGATAGCAAGGATAACAAATTACGTGTGAGGTGACACTTCATATCTGCTTTCAGCCATTGGTCCTCTTAGTCTAATTTGAACTTCTAATGTAAATCCTCATTCCCCCATTGTATGATGTTAATGCCTCTCCAGGTATACAGGAAATGATTTGGATGAAgtacataaagttttcatctcctaaacctatggtgAAAAGAAGATAGCAGAATTAAGTGAAATGACAGTACTGGAAAAATAAAATGATCGGCGAAATCAAAGTTGAAAGAAGTGCAAGAACGATATTCCGAGACAAGCCCAAAGTTCGGAGAAAGTTGAAGGTGAAAGACAACAACTCAAGGCCACAATCTAGACTATTAAAGATGCTGTGAAGGattagtttcttttttttctctgtaTAATTGAAACGAATGCTCTGTACAGGCAAGTGCTTGGATGCAATACTTGGCATATCCAGGGCTCGTAAGGTATGTATAACTTCTAAGCATACAGTGCACATGGATAGCATATAATCTGTAAATTGGGTGAAGTGTTTCTTTGTTGAAATGTCATGGTTCTAGTAATTTGGCCTTTTAGTTGTACTCCTGAAAAACATAGAGTAGTTTTCTCATTTTTGTTTCAAACATGCATCATCCTGTTGTTGTGTAATACCGGTGAGGTAGAAGTTTAATTGTCATTTGGTGATATACAGAATACAGCCCTTTTCATGAGCCAAAATATTTCTCTATTTTCAGCTTTTAGTCTTTACAGGATGAAAGTTTGATGTGATGCTAAAATCCTTGATTGATGTATATAGTCACATGAATGCCACATCTCTTGAAATGAAGTCAACCTGCCCTTTCATTTGTGGATTAGGACCAGGTCTCATAGTTCCCATGTTAATGGAGTCTGCCTCATCAAGTTTCCTCTAAAGCATAACCATGTAAAGCTGGTAAACAGATTAACACCAAAGATGAGCTATCCTGCCCTATTGTCAAgttaatgataaataaaatccCTTATTATATATGAACTTAACTGTGCCTTCCTTTTTGACACGTGTGTGACTGGATATTTCATCTAGAAACTGCTTCACAGAGGGATTTTGTTATTTAGATGGTTTAATCTTCATTATTTGCTCATATTGAACAATTAAGACATGTTCTGTGGAAGGATCTATTGGAGCTTTTGTCCACCATACTTCTCGTAAACACAACTAAACAAAAAGATAAACATAAATTGGTGAACTTTACCCTAAATTGATGAACCAAGAATATGTTCTCCAGTCCTGCATAGAATGATTCAAGAGTTGACTGGGGCACAAATGAGGATGATAGTGTAATATTCATATCCAGTGATGCAGCTACTTTAACAGCACTTGGGAAAGAGGAAGATTAAGATACGAACCAGCCCTGAAGTGCTTGGCCTAACTTGCTCCTCGTCACTTGGTTGGCACTACTTGCTTAGAAAGCATATCATGATTCATCAGATAAAATCTTCTCCCCCTTCATTGTAgtggcagcaacaacaacaaagatGATATGTTGAACAAGGTGTGAGATAATGATTGATGTTGATGGTCGACAGATGATAAGGAGGTGGCTCTCATCAGGTTAATCAATCGGACGCTACTTCCATAAGTATTCCAACAGCCACATCAAAAGACGAAGAGGAGATCCAACCATTAGGTCAAATTTCAGATTTATTGTGAGTGGAAAAAGAGAGTTCTTGAAGGCTATTAAATAATACCTTAATCAAGGAAAAATAACTTCTTAAAATCTTTGGAGATATcactttcttttttatatttctttttaaaaaacaaaaaaatatttcttttttaaaaataaagatatataaTATCGTTATATTGTTTAAATAAGGGGCGATACCGAGATGTATAGGAGATATGTCGCTCTATATCGGCTGACACGGGAGAGGACTTTGTATCTATAAAGCAGGGTGCGACGGGGGATTCTTCTCGGTACCGACACCCGCGCAGAGAGCGCGGGAGTGACGAGGTGGACGGCAGGCAGGGTGATGGAAACGGAAGGGGAGCGGGAGAGGGCGGCGGCGGGGAGTCAGAGAGGGAGCCCGCAGCTCGTAGTGAACGACGATCTCCTTTAGATGGCGAAGAAGGACACCTGGCGTTCAGCTCTCGCAAAGCCCGGCAATGGCGTCATCTCCTTCCACGACGACAAATTCAACTGGAAGTTAAGACGAGTCCGATCTTTATCACACTCTTTTTCTACTATGTTTGATTTAATCTCTTCCAAGGTTCGATTTTTCTCAGCTTTTCCCAACATAAATTTGTATCGGTCGAGTAAACCCCAAATTAGAGAACATAGTTTTCTTGTACATCTCTTTTATCTGGTTCCCTTCTGTGAGTAAGATCATCATCTTTCTTTTGCCACTTTCTTCAAAACAATCGGCATCCCAACTTTCGGTGGAAGAAAGAGCCCAAAACGTGAATTTTCTGGATTTTTTTGGTAAAGGATTGGCGAAGAAGATGCAAAGTTTCAAACTTTTTCCCCTTAAATGCGAAAATGTGTTCATCAATTAATAGATTCCTCTAGCTAAAATAGAAATCTTTTTCTTGTGGGTTATAGCGGGAGCGGCTGATGATTAGCTTGTTTATTTTTTACTTCACAGACACTCCCTCGAGACAGAGAACTAAAGTGGAGATCCATGTCATTTTTGTCCAAAAGAATTCATCACCTATTCAACTGTAAGGAGTCTTAGAAAGTATGAAAATTGAAGAGGTAGCACCGTTCCATGATACCTTTTGTTGCAAACACATTGAACAACAAGTTTTGCATGTTAGACTTGCCTTCTCTCGAGAACTGCAGTaactatatgtatatattacatcGTTTCAAATTAGCTCATGAGTCCAAATTATTGTCCATCTTTAGCTTTAACATGATCAAATATGCCCCTTTCCTAGAAGATGTCAACTTCTATGATCTTTCGCAAGCTTGGACCATTGCAATGGTGCAAAAGCCTATTTAGTTTCTGAATTAATTCTACAGGTAACTGTTAAATCTTTTACTCTATCATTTGATTCAATCAAGTTGATTTTATGTTGCAAGTTCTTGGTAATCTTAAATAGTGTAACTTGAGTTTTGTATAGGGAAACATAGTATGGTGATACCTCTATCTGCATTGCTTGTTTGCCATCTATATTAACTCTAAGAAGTTGAACAATTATTTATCAACCTTTAAACAGATCGCCAAGTGAAGAAGATGATTCCAAACACCATGGTGTTGCAGCACAGAGATTTTGCTACAGTAAATGTTCAAGTATGGATGACCATATTGTATTAATAATTGCCTTTGATATACTCATTCAGATGCTTCACTTCTGCTTGTTGCTGTTCTACTATTGTTCGAACGACATCTACGATTGAGATCATGCCAACTACCTTCTTGTCAATTACTGGCATGTGACGAATATGATGGTCTGCCAAAATAGAAGATCACATGTATCATGTATTTGTTAAATTCTTACCAAGTTTTGGGAGGAATCCATACAAGGAAGAATCAAATATTTACCTATCATTAGCTGCATAGCTTTTAGAATGTTTGTATCTGAAGTCACAGAAATGAGTTTGTTCTGTAACACAGCAAAAGATAATGTTAGAATACCAAGAAATAGGAGCAACCGTCCGAGTTCTAAGGAAATGCAAGCTTACGTGCAGTGCAAGATTATACCTCATCAGTCATTATTTCCCCGACTCTTGTTGATGTGGAAGATTTTCCTTGCACAATAATTTTCCGTAGATAATCTGTAAAAAAAGTGAATTCAGAACAACAAAATGGAGAATCACTTTGATTTGAACCAAAGTTTAAGGTTCCTGTTGTTACTTCTTCTCTGTCCTTGTCAGGGGATTGATTTATTTTGTAATGATTCTGAGTTATGTGATGGTACACATTTTGCAGACTTGGATAGTATATTTACAATATAACTCGAATGTCTCTATGTCCTAGGACTTATCTTGTCATATTGGGATTTGCATCATGTTTTGCTATATCACAATAATTTTGTAGCCCTTGAAATGTTTCTCATGATAACTGATCATCAACTAAAGGCAAGGGTTTTGATTTCAATATTTTGGATTACTTGGTGGTCAAACAAGTGAATTCTGATTACCTCTCTCAGTGACAATACCAGCAAGCAGTTTTTCATCCTCTGGCTTTATCACAACCAAGGCTCCAATATTGTGTTGTGTCATCTGCAAATTAAATTTTCGGCTGGAAGTGTTATTGCGATGCATCAAATTAGAGTGTTGTATGTTATGACATCtaacaaaattgaatgagttaataCGTTCTGTACTGCATCATAGACTGTATCACTCGTGCGACACCAATATactgcttctttttcttcttctccctttgcTTTCAGAAGCTCATATACTGTTATGTTCTCCAATCCTTTATGTGGTATTCTAGGAGTTGAAATAGCAGTCTCAAAACGTGTGACTATGTTAGGCCAGTAAAAGCCATCCGTGAATCTGAGGTGCTGTAGAACTGCATGTTTGAGCCGGTTTCCATGGGCCTGTATTGCTTTAACTACTCCTTGCATTACCTGTTGGTGCATCAAATGTAAACTCAGTGGTTAGATTTGAATGATTTCTTGGTTATGGATTACTTATGGATGATTTATCTGTAGCCTTGTCTAACAAACAGGAGTAAAGACAAAGTCTACCGATCTGGAAATTCAGCTAACTGTGCCTATTTTCTTGTGTTTAGATATTTGAGACTATGTCGATCAATTATTCATATGGATCGCCAAACGTAACTAGGATGTTGGTTATTCAAAATTTCATCAATGCTTTGAAAAACTAGAGCAAGGAGAAAGTCGGACATAAGTTAGCAAATCTGGAATGTTCTGCTAAtccctccatgcaacatgatgagTAACCAAGAAGGAATTCACGGCGActttggcttgatgatagtgaattgaaatatgatgttttttATGCCTGTGTTTGTGACATGAAATTTTATGTTTGCAGGCATGAGCCTTTTGGTCATCTAAGCCTCTCAAGTGAAAAAAATGCAGTATGCTGCACTGAACAGATGAGTTGAATTAGAGACTTGTGTTCATGCTGAGCATCAAATAGACACTTTCGATGAGGTTTGTGCAGATGGCCATCAGACTAATGTACTAAACCTTGTTATTACCTTGATCCAGGAGGGATAGCTGCAGCTGGTGAGGGTACCAAAATGGTGTATGTGCCTGCTCCCCTGGCAGTGGTTGTGAAGGCCATGAAGCTTCTCTCATGGATGTTTAAATGCCTGGAGCAGAGTCATATGTGTTGCAAGAAGGCATGCCTTACACCCTCTTTGCAGGAACTGGTTCTTAGCCTTTCCCTTGAGGTAAAATTTGGAATCTCCATCCCTGCTAAACTTCCTTTCTCTTTGAACAATTTCAATGTCATGGCTGCAGGTTTCTTCACACCGACGTGTGGACGAAGTAAAGCAGGCAAAGTTGGGGTTTGAGCTATGGAAAGGATCTTCATTTTCTCGGAAGCTTCTACTTTGAGCTATGTGGTCGTTATATAAAATGGAAAAGTGTCCTCTCGATATCAATCAATATTAGAtgttttttattcatattttctTGGATAATTTTGTGCTTGGCCTTTGTTACTTGTATAACCACAGGAGTAATGAAACCCAATTACTATAAGAAGTCCCCAAAGTTTGTTGTCtgctatctaaatctcataaggaGATTTCATTAATAAATTCTCGAGACCAAAAATGATAACCATCCATAATCTGTTAAGAGCatccaaagataatatgtgttctTACGCATATATAAATCTTCTATCATCTTTTTATTCTATTGTTTTAAGTCTTATAATTAGTAATTAAGCTTtacaagaaatatatatattatttgtttcaatcttatgtttgtttggtggtgaaaattttctcattcgtcaaaatttttattaaaaaatgataTCGAGTCGATGGCTTATCGAACGCAAACTCCatataaataatcaaaataattttaaagtTTAAAGGAATCCAAGATTAACAAATACTCTTCAGATAAGTAGTCGAGATTTAGCTCGATTATAGGTTATGAGATGATATAGACACTTTTTCAGATGACTCTGCAACGTAAGCCATGGCATCAATTCCTTTCCCCAAGAAAAAGTTGTGTCATCATCAATTCAAGAATACCAAGAGGGAGAGGAAGCCAGCAATCAGAACAACCACATCTCCTCCATCCACGGCACTCTTGAAACTTGGTTCAAGTGCTGTCATCAAGATTAAACCCCATCTCTGATCATACGAATCAGCTTCTGTAGTGTATGTACTTTGATTGATGCTTAGCACAGGTTGGGCATTGAAGACGGTAATTAATTTTGGTGTGGTCTCTGAATTGTTTAGTTAAATTACAAATATAAATGGCTTCAGAGACGAGAGAAAGCTGCATTCATGATATGGAAACTCGATGAAGAAAGTGAGGGAAGGCAACACAGTACCACATTCTTTAACATGGTTAATAGCACCCGATCTCATCACATCACAAATGATTGACCAACAATTCGATTGTGGCAGATTTATAGAGCTCTTCCTTTTATGATGTCGATGCTCATCTCACTGGGATCGGTTGCCTGTAGCTCCACTTGAATGCCATCAAGCTCCCTCTTGAATCTGTCCTTGGAACTGGCATACAGCATCTTGTTCCTCACCCTCGAGGTATCAGGAGACCTGCTTACAGCAAAAAAATGGCATAAACACGCTTGTAATTAATTGCTTATGAGTTGACTCCGTATATCATGCAAATTGCATGGTTTTTTGTGATTCTACTCGCGTTTATTCTGTTGCTGGTTCGCGGAAAAGGATCACCAGTTGTCCTGAATTCTAATGACTATGCTTTTGCCGGAAATCTATGGCAGTTATGTGCTCGATGTGCCAAACACACACCCACACACACACCCCGCACAACATCCGGCCATGTCTTGTGGATCATTCTGCCTACCAGGAAATGAAGAAGATCTTGCTCTTTTGGCAGTTCTCGTCGGTGATGAAGTCGAAGTCGAAGACGGCGTAGCGGCAATCGTCGTCCGGCAGGGATGCCGTCAAGTCGTCGTAGCTCTCCCCAGGCTGGCCGAGCCTCTCCACCTTCACCTGCTGTATCTTCTCCTCGATCTTGAAGACGATGAACCGGAAGTTCCTCTTGGCCTTGAGTTCCAAGAACTTGAGCTTGCACTCATCGCTCACCGCCATTCCCGACGCCGAATTCGCCTTGGCAATGCACATTGAGATCGTGATCAGTCATCGGTACAAGAAACAACGGTTGGTAATTCTCGATACACGTTCTACTCGACTTCATCAGTACAAGCAAAGCATTCATTAATGTTAATGCTCTCACGAGAGGTTATACGAATGCATTCGGAGTATGAAGAAGGAGAGAGGCAGATGAAGGAAGATAGGCTCACCATGGTGTCCTGCCGATGAGGGATGAGCCAGCCCCAGGGGATagtgaggaagaggaaggagaaaaggAGTGAGTAcaggagaaagagggagagagaagaataaATGATCCTTGGAATGAGGAGAAATAGATGGCTGTGGAGGGAGGAGGGAAAGGTGGGAGAGGAGAGAGTTCGAAGACCATCCGCAAAGCACTTGCATGCTGCCACGTCCACGGCGGTGGCCGATGAGTAATTTGGCCTTTGACCAAACCTTTCGCACACACTATACATATATAATGTACACATTCGTATATAATCTAAGAATTGATGTGCACAATCTTACCACGTAACAAGTTCAGATTTTTCCGACATGATATTGTTGATACGGCATTCCATGAGCTGTGATGCATGTCACGATTTATAATAATAATGCCCAATGAACGACACTGCAACAAATGAAAAATGACATTATATGATAGATGATGAAGTTGGTGAAATTGCAGTCCCCAAAAAACAATTACTGGATGCAGCTGCTTGAAGTGAAATCAGACTTCTTCTTCCAGTGGGAATACAGGTTTAATAGCTATTCACCAACTCCTCGAGAAATAAgaggaaaataatttcataagacCCCAGTCCTGTGGTTTGATCGGTGAAGAACATTAACATTCACATTTCCAACTTTTAACACACAATATAAGCAGTATGTTCGGTTGGGACACTGCATGCACAGTGCACATAAAACTTGGAACCCACAAGAATATGATAACTGAAGAACAACTTAAACGTCTTCGGTAAACCATTCATTACATTCGTGAAAGAAGTAGACTCTGTAGGACAACAAAGATGAACCAGACATCCGATATTGCTATATTCATACAAACTTCAAAGTGAGCCTTAAAAGACAAaaaatggaagaagaaaaaaaaaaaccaagaacCATACGAAAACACAAGTACATTTTCGCCTCCCTACTAGAAGGATATGGTTTCAAGATTCAGTACTTGAGTTCCgaagccattctttttgttcaaCATTTATGACCTGAATCTTTCTTTGTTGGTTCGCTAAACCAGTCACGGCGGAGGAGATGATAAACTTTCTTTGGAGTAGAAATTTAGAGACAAATACCTTTTTCTCGTATTTACAACACGGATTACTGAACAGTCTTAGATGATGTTGACAATCCTGGTCCTTCCCTCTGATGGCTTCATGAGAAGCACAGGCAACTTTTGCGGTCAGCTTCGTTTCAGATCTCATGATCCTGATTACTAGATACAAGTCAATGCTGTTCACAAATCCTGTCTGTGTACTGACCTTCACAAATTGTATCCATGATAACAAAACCTCCCTCAGAACTTCTGATCACACCCTTTATGTATTTTCCTGAAAGGAGAGAGATCGGGATAATGCAGCAGGATTTGCATGCAATACATGTGCAGCATCCGACTTATGCGCCTTGTTTTCAGCCTTGGACTGGAAGACACCTCCTATACCAGGCCTGATACCTAGGGCAGCCCATATTGAACTCTTTGCAGCCTCCTCGGGATCATCTATCCTAAGAGTCTTAGGAACCCATATAGACTTCTCCATCTTCTCCTCACTCTGTAAAGTAGCACCTCTAGAATGCTTACCCAACATCGGAGAGTCATTTCCTGAACAACCACTACCGCTTGAAGAAGATGATGAGGATTTGAATCCACTATTAGATCCAACCCATGGTATATTCCACGTTCCATTGGACCAAGTGGTGAAGCCCCAAAATGGAGTTGGCATGAGAAAGAAAGGAAGTGTTGCCGCCATCATTGCTCTGGGACTCGATGGAATCGGATTTGGATAGCCATTCCCTGGTCTACAAGGATATTCAGATGAACATCTACCAGCTTCCATGGCAGCAACATTGCTCCAAGCTGGTCTCCATGGGTAAGACCAGGAGGACTCAGGATAACACTGCAACTGAGTCAGAGGTGCAAGACCATTACAGTAAACATGCATGCCACTTTGCTGCTTGTGAATTGCATTTTCAGCAGATCCATTTTCCAAAATATTGGAGGCTGCTGCAGAAGATGCACGGGAAGGTTCCTCCCTGCTTTCTTGACATATTGTGGAGCCAGAATCAGCATGTCCGCCTTGCTTTCTGATATTGAGCACAGTGGCCATGGGCTCACAGAGAGGGACTTCTTGACCAAATTTATGGATGGTCCCATTTCCAATCAGAGGTTGTGAAGGGGTTGCAGGCACACATGGGAGAGCTCGCTGATGAGTCAAGTCAAGAGTCTCTAGTTGAGCAGATTGTAATCCATTTGATGGAGTAACTAAGTTATGACCTTGTGATGCCAAATGCTTCCTCTTGCGCCTACCAGCACCAAAAGGGACATTCCTCATTGTTCCTCCAGCAGTCCAATATCTCTGACAATTCTTGCAGAAGTGTCTAGGCTGATTAACATTATAGTTGTTATAATAGCAGAATTTGGTGCCCATACTATTAC
Protein-coding sequences here:
- the LOC103975795 gene encoding actin-depolymerizing factor 1-like isoform X1, translated to MCIAKANSASGMAVSDECKLKFLELKAKRNFRFIVFKIEEKIQQVKVERLGQPGESYDDLTASLPDDDCRYAVFDFDFITDENCQKSKIFFISWSPDTSRVRNKMLYASSKDRFKRELDGIQVELQATDPSEMSIDIIKGRAL
- the LOC135605714 gene encoding cyclic dof factor 2-like — protein: MSDAKDPAIMLFGTTIPAAPAAPDGEEAEVEEADAETVVLPAEGQEDASKEVTNVDVNDISAAAPDEEDEGSPISSSSLTSSNEEDGKTSIADEKKAVKNTVEDTKTEVDCSGPEKVLKKPDKILPCPRCNSMGTKFCYYNNYNVNQPRHFCKNCQRYWTAGGTMRNVPFGAGRRKRKHLASQGHNLVTPSNGLQSAQLETLDLTHQRALPCVPATPSQPLIGNGTIHKFGQEVPLCEPMATVLNIRKQGGHADSGSTICQESREEPSRASSAAASNILENGSAENAIHKQQSGMHVYCNGLAPLTQLQCYPESSWSYPWRPAWSNVAAMEAGRCSSEYPCRPGNGYPNPIPSSPRAMMAATLPFFLMPTPFWGFTTWSNGTWNIPWVGSNSGFKSSSSSSSGSGCSGNDSPMLGKHSRGATLQSEEKMEKSIWVPKTLRIDDPEEAAKSSIWAALGIRPGIGGVFQSKAENKAHKSDAAHVLHANPAALSRSLSFQENT
- the LOC135605710 gene encoding CBS domain-containing protein CBSX3, mitochondrial-like, coding for MQGVVKAIQAHGNRLKHAVLQHLRFTDGFYWPNIVTRFETAISTPRIPHKGLENITVYELLKAKGEEEKEAVYWCRTSDTVYDAVQNMTQHNIGALVVIKPEDEKLLAGIVTERDYLRKIIVQGKSSTSTRVGEIMTDENKLISVTSDTNILKAMQLMIDHHIRHMPVIDKKVVGMISIVDVVRTIVEQQQAEVKHLNEYIKGNY
- the LOC103975795 gene encoding actin-depolymerizing factor 1-like isoform X2; this encodes MANSASGMAVSDECKLKFLELKAKRNFRFIVFKIEEKIQQVKVERLGQPGESYDDLTASLPDDDCRYAVFDFDFITDENCQKSKIFFISWSPDTSRVRNKMLYASSKDRFKRELDGIQVELQATDPSEMSIDIIKGRAL